The Sesamum indicum cultivar Zhongzhi No. 13 linkage group LG6, S_indicum_v1.0, whole genome shotgun sequence genome has a segment encoding these proteins:
- the LOC105165162 gene encoding AT-hook motif nuclear-localized protein 10: MDSQDSSAPPPHLPHHHHPQPPPPSHPGLLLGQHSQTPQHLPNNSYQLPNSNSSVNPTTSATTNTAIMHHQNPRFPFNSMAAAAAAAAGPKPLDHIQSEGSPSGGGGAGFSIEPARKKRGRPRKYSPDNSIGLGLSPAPVSQISSVMPHNDSGGGGTPSSDTPAKRNRGRPPGSVKRQMDALGAPGVGFTPHVITVNAGEDIASKIMAFSQQGPRTVCILSANGAICNVTLRQPAMSGGTVTYEGRFEIISLSGSFLLSESNGNRSRTGGLSVSLAGSDGRVLGGGVAGMLKAASPVQVVVGSFIADGKKSKSGTSSTPPSNMLNFGAPMTGASPSPGASSESGEDNDDSPLNRGSGPYGNAGQPGQNMPMYSTMGWANSIKMLPN, translated from the exons ATGGATTCCCAAGATTCCTCCGCGCCACCTCCCCACCTCCCTCACCACCACCATCCTCAACCACCGCCACCTTCACATCCCGGCCTCCTTCTGGGCCAACACTCTCAGACCCCACAACATCTGCCCAACAACTCCTACCAACTCCCCAACAGCAACAGTTCTGTCAACCCTACCACCTCCGCCACCACAAACACCGCTATCATGCACCATCAAAACCCTCGCTTCCCCTTTAACTCCATGGCTGCTGCCGCTGCCGCCGCCGCCGGACCAAAACCGCTGGATCATATTCAGTCTGAAGGGTCGCCTTCTGGAGGTGGTGGCGCTGGGTTCAGCATTGAGCCAGCCAGGAAGAAAAGGGGTCGGCCCAGAAAGTACTCACCTGATAACAGCATTGGGCTGGGTTTGTCCCCTGCCCCGGTTTCTCAGATTTCCTCTGTCATGCCCCACAACGATTCTGGTGGTGGTGGGACGCCTTCATCCGATACCCCAGCCAAACGAAACCGTGGCAGGCCTCCTGGCTCAGTGAAAAGACAGATGGATGCTCTAG GAGCACCTGGAGTAGGTTTCACGCCTCATGTGATTACGGTGAATGCAGGAGAG GATATAGCTTCAAAAATTATGGCTTTCTCCCAACAAGGACCTCGAACTGTATGTATTCTATCAGCTAATGGTGCCATCTGCAATGTCACCCTTCGGCAACCAGCAATGTCCGGTGGGACAGTGACATATGAG GGGCGATTTGAGATTATCTCATTGTCGGGTTCCTTCCTGCTGTCAGAGAGTAATGGTAACCGCAGTCGAACTGGTGGTCTGAGTGTGTCATTGGCTGGATCAGATGGTAGGGTATTGGGTGGTGGAGTTGCTGGAATGCTTAAAGCAGCATCACCAGTTCAG GTGGTTGTAGGCAGCTTCATTGCGGatggaaaaaaatcaaaatcaggGACATCTTCTACACCACCTTcaaatatgttaaattttgGTGCCCCCATGACAGGCGCCAGCCCTTCTCCAGGTGCTTCAAGTGAGTCGGGTGAGGACAACGATGATAGTCCTCTTAATCGTGGATCAGGACCTTATGGTAATGCTGGTCAACCAGGTCAGAATATGCCAATGTATTCGACTATGGGTTGGGCAAACTCCATCAAAATGCTTCCTAATTAG
- the LOC105165161 gene encoding AP-2 complex subunit mu, with protein sequence MPVAASAIYFLNLRGDVLINRLYRDDVGGNMVDAFRTHIMQTKELGTCPVRQIGGCSFFYMRISNVYIVIVVSSNANVACAFKFVVEAVALFKSYFGGAFDEDAIRNNFVLIYELLDEIMDFGYPQNLSPEILKLYITQEGVRSPFSSKPADKPVPNATLQVTGAVGWRREGLVYKKNEVFLDIVESVNLLMSSKGSVLRCDVTGKILMKCFLSGMPDLKLGLNDKIGLEKESQLKSRPTKSGKTIELDDVTFHQCVNLTRFNSEKTVSFVPPDGEFELMKYRITEGVNLPFRVLPTIKELGRTRMEVNVKVKSVFGAKMFALGVVVKIPVPKQTAKTNFQVTSGRAKYNPSIDSLVWKIRKFPGQTESTLSAEVELISTMTEKKSWTRPPIQMEFQVPMFTASGLRVRFLKVWEKSGYNTVEWVRYITKAGSYEIRC encoded by the exons ATGCCCGTGGCAGCTTCCGCTATTTACTTCCTCAACCTTCGCGGCGATGTCCTCATCAATCGCCTCTACCGTGACGACGTCGG AGGCAACATGGTGGATGCTTTCCGGACACATATAATGCAAACAAAGGAACTTGGCACGTGTCCTGTGCGACAAATTGGGGGCTGctctttcttttatatgaGGATTAGTAATGTGTACATTGTGATTGTGGTTAGCAGCAATGCCAATGTTGCTTGTGCATTCAAGTTTGTTGTGGAG gcaGTTGCATTATTTAAATCTTACTTTGGAGGGGCTTTTGATGAAGATGCTATCCGAAATAACTTTGTTTTGATATATGAACTGTTGGATG AAATTATGGATTTTGGTTACCCTCAAAACCTGTCTCCTGAAATCTTAAAGCTCTACATAACTCAGGAAGGTGTGCGATCCCCATTTTCATCTAAG CCTGCAGACAAACCTGTTCCAAATGCAACTTTACAAGTTACTGGTGCTGTTGGCTGGCGCAGAGAGGGGCTtgtttataagaaaaatgag GTGTTCCTTGATATTGTGGAAAGTGTTAATCTTCTGATGTCTTCAAAAG GTAGCGTTCTGCGCTGCGATGTCACAGGGAAGATTCTTATGAAGTGCTTCCTTTCTGGAATGCCTGATCTGAAGTTGGgcttaaatgataaaattggcCTTGAAAAAGAGTCACAACTTAAGTCCCGTCCTACTAAGAG TGGAAAAACCATTGAGCTTGATGATGTTACTTTCCATCAATGTGTAAACCTGACAAGGTTCAATTCAGAAAAGACTGTTAGTTTTGTTCCTCCAGATggtgaatttgaattaatgaa GTATCGTATCACGGAGGGGGTCAATCTTCCTTTTCGGGTTTTACCTACTATCAAGGAATTGGGTCGGACACGTATGGAAGTGAATGTAAAG GTGAAGAGTGTTTTTGGGGCAAAAATGTTTGCACTTGGAGTGGTTGTTAAGATTCCAGTACCAAAACAAACAGCAAAAACGAATTTTCAGGTGACATCCGGCCGAGCTAAGTACAATCCTTCTATTGACTCTTTGGTCTGGAA GATAAGAAAATTTCCTGGACAAACTGAGTCAACATTGAGCGCAGAGGTAGAATTAATCTCCACAATGACTGAAAAGAAGTCTTGGACTCGGCCTCCAATTCAGATGGAATTTCAG GTTCCTATGTTTACAGCATCTGGATTGCGTGTTCGTTTCCTCAAG GTGTGGGAAAAGAGTGGGTACAACACAGTTGAATGGGTTCGTTATATTACAAAAGCTGGTTCTTATGAAATTAGGTGCTGA